The following nucleotide sequence is from Nitrospira sp..
GTAGGCGCGCCACGACCTCCGCGACTTCACGGCCATGCCAATCACCAAACTCTTCAGTTGGTGACGGCTCCAACGTCGTCCTTTCGATCGTCGTTCGGTTCGGCGGATGGTTGCGTGGACCCACCCGAGGGACGCTTCGGATCTACTGAGTTGCGATACCGTTCGGCATACTCCCGAATCCGGTCTTTCGGCACGGCGAACCAATCCAAGGTGTGGCGGATCAGCGTCACCGACGCTTCGACTTCGGGCTGGATGATCTCGGTCGCTCCCACGGCCGCCAACTTTTCGGCCTCCGTCTCACCGTGCGCGCGAGCCAGGATGCGTACGTGGGGATTCAGGCTGCGGATGCGGCGTACGGCCAACGTAGCGGGCTCGATTTCCGGCAAGGCCACAACGATGAGCGACGCATCCGCCGCTCGTGCCTGCGTCAGCAATTCGTGCTGGGAGGCATCTCCGTACAGGCAAGGAGTGCCTCGAATCTGCAGCCGCCGAATGATATCCGGATCCCGCTCGATGACCACGTAGGGCAAGCCGAATTCCTCCAGCGCTTTTCCCAGCGCATTGCCCACCGCACCGAAGCCGCACAACACCACATGTTGCGGAGGAAGGTCTTGCTCGCCCGACCACGGCTCCGGTAGGCGGCGCTCCCGCGCAAGGCGGCGTTTGCCCAGCCAGCCGGGGACATACCGCACCAAGGCGGCGTTCAGCAGAATGGTCAGCAGTGAGGCGGCCAGCGTAGCATTGTAGACGTCGGCGCCGACGTGCCCCGCCGTTTTCGCCACCTGCACCAGGACGAACGAAAATTCCCCGATCTGGGTGAGGCCGATGCCTACGAGGATCGCAGTCGAAAACGCGTACCCGAAAAGCCCCACTACCGTCGTCCAGATCACCAGCTTCCCCGCCATGATCAAGCCGATCATCGTGCCGAGCAGGGACAGGTTGTCGAGAATGACGTGCGG
It contains:
- a CDS encoding cation:proton antiporter, producing MQPDPLFFRDLATVFLAAVAGGALAWIARQPLVLGYVLGGIAISPFTPGLSVSDLHTFDLFAEIGVILLMFSIGLEFSVKDLMRVKWVALVGGPLGILLSIGLAIGVGSLIGWPVTQSIVIGAAISMASTMVLARLLLDRGELHSRHGRVMIGITLVEDLAVVAMTVLVPALGTFESGRLILIGQALLKALLILAPFGYLAARVIPPLLTRVARTQNRELFLLVALAIGLGTAAITQMVGLSLALGAFLAGLIISGSEYGHETLARLISLRDAFVALFFVTIGILIDPHVILDNLSLLGTMIGLIMAGKLVIWTTVVGLFGYAFSTAILVGIGLTQIGEFSFVLVQVAKTAGHVGADVYNATLAASLLTILLNAALVRYVPGWLGKRRLARERRLPEPWSGEQDLPPQHVVLCGFGAVGNALGKALEEFGLPYVVIERDPDIIRRLQIRGTPCLYGDASQHELLTQARAADASLIVVALPEIEPATLAVRRIRSLNPHVRILARAHGETEAEKLAAVGATEIIQPEVEASVTLIRHTLDWFAVPKDRIREYAERYRNSVDPKRPSGGSTQPSAEPNDDRKDDVGAVTN